The following coding sequences lie in one Maledivibacter sp. genomic window:
- the pflA gene encoding pyruvate formate-lyase-activating protein: MGKIHSIETMGLMDGPGVRFVVFFQGCKLRCGYCHNPDTWNPNDGEEMSPDELLKKALRFKPYFKNSGGGITCSGGDPLMQPKFLIEFLKMCKENGLHTALDTAGFGMGQYEEILRYTDLVILDIKHVDKRGYKELTGGNIEEFWSFAKSLKESNVKLWIRHVVVPGITDGEDHMHKLKNIIDEFHNVERVELLPYHTLGVNKYEAMGIPYKFNSINPMCKEKTKKIEEILRTA, from the coding sequence ATGGGGAAAATTCATTCAATTGAGACCATGGGACTTATGGATGGACCGGGAGTCAGATTTGTGGTGTTTTTTCAAGGCTGTAAACTTAGGTGTGGATATTGCCACAATCCAGATACATGGAATCCTAATGATGGAGAAGAAATGAGCCCTGATGAGCTTTTGAAGAAGGCACTGAGGTTTAAGCCATACTTTAAAAATTCCGGTGGAGGAATCACATGCTCTGGAGGAGATCCCTTGATGCAGCCTAAATTTTTAATAGAATTTCTTAAAATGTGTAAGGAAAATGGATTGCATACGGCCTTAGATACAGCAGGCTTTGGAATGGGACAATACGAAGAGATATTGAGGTATACGGATTTAGTTATCTTGGATATAAAGCATGTGGATAAAAGGGGTTATAAAGAACTGACGGGAGGAAATATTGAGGAGTTTTGGAGCTTTGCTAAGTCCTTAAAGGAATCTAATGTAAAGCTATGGATAAGACATGTGGTGGTACCGGGAATCACCGATGGTGAAGACCATATGCACAAGCTAAAAAACATAATAGATGAGTTTCATAATGTAGAAAGGGTTGAGCTTCTTCCCTATCATACCCTTGGTGTAAACAAATATGAAGCAATGGGTATACCCTATAAATTCAATAGCATAAATCCAATGTGCAAGGAGAAAACAAAAAAAATTGAAGAAATACTAAGAACTGCATAA